In Anoplopoma fimbria isolate UVic2021 breed Golden Eagle Sablefish chromosome 12, Afim_UVic_2022, whole genome shotgun sequence, one DNA window encodes the following:
- the rab5if gene encoding uncharacterized protein RAB5IF, with protein MTNNLKRKEESHQLNGGVKQPTWSKAFSSTAVWEEKDEFLDVIYWIRQIIAIILGVIWGVAPLKGFLGIAIFCIINAGVLYVYFSSFQQIDEEEYGGTWELTKEGFMTSFALFLVVWIIFYTALHFE; from the exons ATGACGAACAATCTAAAGCGGAAAGAGGAAAGTCATCAGCTGAACGGAGGAGTGAAGCAGCCCACATGGAGCAAAGCCTTCAGCAGCACCGCTGTTTGGGAGGAGAAG GACGAGTTTTTAGATGTGATTTATTGGATCCGGCAAATTATCGCTATAATCCTCGGTGTGATATGGGGCGTCGCACCGCTGAAAGGATTCCTGGGAATAGCCAT ATTCTGCATCATCAACGCCGGCGTCCTGTACGTGTACTTCAGCAGCTTTCAGCAGATCGATGAGGAAGAGTACGGCGGCACGTGGGAACTCACCAAAGAAGGCTTCATGACATCTTTTGCGCTGTTTCTG GTGGTGTGGATAATCTTTTACACAGCTCTACACTTTGAATGA